aaggggaaaaatgaaagagtAATGAAGGAGTGCGGGCACGCAGAGGGGGAAGGTCTGGAAAGAGTCAGTTCTTCTGACtggcaggaagaaaacagcactCACTGCCCAGGTGGGAACAGCCGCTGTCCTTAGAGCAGCCGGTATGATGTGCTAACCTGAAATCTGGATGGGAGCACAGAGGAGgcaagggatgggatgggatgggacaggacgGGGAGTGCCCAGAGAGCATCCTTGGGCTCCTGTTCTCGAGGCTTCTTGAAATCGGCAAAAAGGAGCCGGCGGGAGCAGAGGCGTCGGGATGTACCGCGGGAACTGGGAGCCGAGGGAATGGAAGCGCGGTGGCAGCCAATTAATTACTGAAAAAAGCAAGAATGGGGAAGAGGGGGGGAGGACCAGAGAAGTTGTTTCCCCATTATACTTCTGAACAGAAAGAATGTTTTAGCGTGCGCACAAATAGCTCCCTGGGAAGCACTCTCATTTCCTAATTGTTCATAAATTTACTGACAGGTGGTTACACAGTAGGTATAACACTCTTAGTTTCGGTTTTATCGCTTTCCCTGTCTCAGGGCGAAAACCTGGAGAAAAAGGGTGCACGGCAAGCGGCCGGGAGACGCTGCCTAGCACAGGGTGCTTGATGGCCCCATTTTGTTTGGGCAACATCTTGGAGTGGTCAGTCCCTGGTCTGGCCGGATTTTGCCGTTGCGCAGACCGAGGGGCCCGTGCTGGTTGTCCATCCCTCGGCATTTCATGGCAACGGTTGTTACATTGTTGGTGGTCCACTCCTGCAGGAGGAGTACGAACCATGGGGTCGTGTGTGATGGTCCCGGGCTCGAAAGGCAGCTGTAGCACNNNNNNNNNNNNNNNNNNNNNNNNNNNNNNNNNNNNNNNNNNNNNNNNNNNNNNNNNNNNNNNNNNNNNNNNNNNNNNNNNNNNNNNNNNNNNNNNNNNNNNNNNNNNNNNNNNNNNNNNNNNNNNNNNNNNNNNNNNNNNNNNNNNNNNNNNNNNNNNNNNNNNNNNNNNNNNNNNNNNNNNNNNNNNNNNNNNNNNNNtttcctttccctttcctttccctttcctttccctttcctttccctttcctttccctttcctttccctttcctttccctttcctttccctttcctttccctttcctttccctttcctttccctttcctttccctttcctttccctttcctttccctttcctttccctttcctttccctttcctttccctttcctttccctttcctttccctttcctttccctttcctttccctttcctttccctttcctttccctttcctttccctttcctttccctttcctttccctttcctttccctttcctttccctttcctttccctttcctttccctttcctttccctttcctttccctttcctttccctttcctttccctttcctttccctttcctttccctttcctttccctttcctttccctttccttccctttcctttcctttcctttcctttcctttcctttcctttcctttcctttcctttcctttcctttcctttcctttcctttcctttcctttcctttcctttcctccactGTGGCTGGCATTGAATGGAGCCAATGCTTGGTAATTTAAACAGCTTTAGTAAATATACTCAAATAGGAGCCTTGTCCATAACGAGAGGCAGTTAGCAGGGTCTCGGCTGTGGCAGGGGGTGCCGGTGTTTCTGGCCCCCACCCAGCACAGGGCACTGGTGAGCAGACCCCTTGGCACCCCGGGTCCATGCTCAGCTCCGGTCTGAGTTGCGGCAACAGGGTGGATGCCGACATCCGTTGGTGGGGCCTTGTGGGCTGGCGCATTGACGgtggctctgcttttctttctgtcttgcagTGCCCCCCCAGATCGTCAACATCTCATCGGACATCACCGTGAATGAGGGCAGCAGCGTGACCCTTATGTGCCTGGCTTTTGGGAGACCGGAGCCCACCGTCACGTGGCGGCACCTCTCCGGGAAAGGTGAGACAGCGCTCGGCAGAGGAGCCACCCGGGTCTGAGGAGGAGTCTCGCCTGGCCCACCTGGGATGGACGGATGTCCCTGTAGAGGTGCCTGGGGTGGCCCGAAGGCCGCCAGTGGTCCACTGGTGGCTGTTGCGGAGGGTGGAGGTGCTGGCCCTTTGGCGTGCCCTGGTACAGGGGCAAGGGTGTTGGTTGAGTGATGTTCCCAGCTTCTAGGGCGAAGGGGATGCCAGACGCACAGGGTGGCGGAGGAGGGCATGGCATTGGCGTCCATGGACGATGGTGCCACGCGTTCGGGATGTCTCCTAGGGCAGGGCTTTGTGAGCGAGGATGAGTACCTGGAGATCACGGGCATCACGCGGGAGCAGTCCGGGGAGTACGAGTGCAGCGCCGTCAACGACGTGGCCGTCCCGGACGTTCGGAAAGTCAAAGTCACCGTCAACTGTGAGCGCAAGGGATGGGGGGAAGCGGGGTTAAGGGGCGGGGGATGCACCACGGAGCCCGGCGTGACAAGGCATGCCGTCTCTGCAGACCCACCGTACATTTCCAACGCCAAGAACACGGGCGCCTCGGTGGGCCAGAAGGGCATCCTGCAGTGCGAGGCCTCGGCCGTCCCCGTGGCGGAGTTTCAGTGGTTCAAGGAGGACACCAGGTAAGGGGCCGGCCGTGGAGCTGGGGGGAGACTGGGGCCGGCCTGAGCCTGCCAGCCTCGGAGCTGGAGGGTGAGGAGGTGGCGGTGGCCGCAGGCGTTGTGCGAGGGAAGGCTGGGATCCACTCGTTTTGGTGGCTCCCAGTGCTTGGCTAAAGGGCGAAGGGGGCCCAGGGTTGTTCCTCCCAGGGACGGCGACCGTGCCTTGCGGTGGGGTTCACATGAGCTGGCGGGCAGATGGGTTACGGGACAAAGAAGGCGATGTGCTTGGCTGAAGGGCTTGTCTCAGTGGGACGCGGGGAGTCCGGTGGGCGAACACGTGGCTATACGGTGGTGGTGGCTGGCGGCAAGGGAGGGGGcacccggggagggggtgggataCGTCGCAGAGCGCCGGCGCGGCACTCTGAGCACTGGCGTCCGTCTTTCCCTGCAGGTTAGCGAACGGGTTGGAGGGCGTGCGGATCGAGAGCAAGGGTCGCCTGTCGACGCTGACCTTCTTCAACGTCTCAGAGAAGGACTACGGCAACTACACGTGCGTGGCCACGAACAAGCTAGGCAACACCAACGCCAGCATCATCCTGTACGGTAGgtgccctgggttttttttcagcaaggtatagcaaggaggtggaggaggaggaagaagaggaggaggatgaagaggaggaggaggaggatgaagaagaggagaTGAGGCAGGCAGACGGCTGTCGATGGAGCAACAGAACGGAGTTGGCCGTATTTAATGTGGCTGGCCCGTAAAGGTGCCAAACGACATGAGCTCCGAGCGGCAAGAGGAGGCATCAGATGAGGAGATCTGCATCGGCCCAAGTGGGCACGCGTGGCCGGGTGGCGGTCAGTGGCGGGCACATCGCTCATGGGTGTTTAGGGGTGCGCAGCACAGTTGGTCGGCTGGCAGCTGGTCTTTACGGAGCCCGGGCTGCAGGCGGAGAAGAGGCTCCTGGCTGAGCCGTGGCGTCGCTGGAGCGTAGGGCCAAGGAGGGACCCCAGGCCAGGTGAGCACGCGTTTCGGGTGCACCGTGCGGGTTTTTTCCTGGGCGTTGTACCAGCAGGACTACTGGCAGCTCTCACGTTGTACTGGCAGCGGCAGGCCGGGTGGTGTAGGAGTCAAGAGCCGTGGCCGGTCGGTTTGTGGCAGGTGGCGAGGGTGGGAAGGTCTTTGCGGAAGAGTGGACTGGTCAGCTGTCCTTGAGGAAGGTGGTGTGCAGCTGTGGCATGTCCCCATGGTGTTCCAGCAAGCCGAGGGGGCTGTCACGGGCCAAGCATGGCCAGCAGGGCTCCGGCGCGAGGGAGAGGATGGAGTCGGGCAGCAGGCTCAGCATCTGCCACCGGCGTAGACTTGAGCAGCCTcagggtgggtggcaggggcgaCCTGGCAGAGGAATTTGGGGAGCTGCGGGAGGCGTGAAATAGAACATGGGCGAGTACCGGGGTCCGCGCCCAGCATGGAGTAGTGTGAGAGGTGAGCGTAGAGTGGGACAGGAGGGGCTGGACAGTGGCCCTAGCAGGGTCCCGTGCGTTGCCTGTGGTACTACTGGCTGGCTGACAGAGGCGATGACCTGCCTGTCGGTAGTGCTGGTATGGCCTCACCTCGCTTGTTGTGTGGTGTTCTGGGCCCTGCCGCCTCAGAAGGATGTTTAAGTGCTGGAGGGTGTCTCGTGTGGGTTGCTGTCGTGGCTCGGTCCAGCTTCCCTGGCTGCCGTGCCAGGGGAGGTTTTAAGGAGATGCTGTGAAGTG
This genomic window from Accipiter gentilis chromosome 5, bAccGen1.1, whole genome shotgun sequence contains:
- the OPCML gene encoding opioid-binding protein/cell adhesion molecule isoform X3; protein product: MYHPACWIVFTATTALLFIPGVPVRSGDATFPKAMDNVTVRQGESATLRCTVDDRVTRVAWLNRSTILYAGNDKWSIDNRVVILSNTKTQYSIKIHNVDVYDEGPYTCSVQTDNHPKTSRVHLIVQVPPQIVNISSDITVNEGSSVTLMCLAFGRPEPTVTWRHLSGKGQGFVSEDEYLEITGITREQSGEYECSAVNDVAVPDVRKVKVTVNYPPYISNAKNTGASVGQKGILQCEASAVPVAEFQWFKEDTRLANGLEGVRIESKGRLSTLTFFNVSEKDYGNYTCVATNKLGNTNASIILYGPGAVHDGGNAATRAAAGLCLWATLLARLLLDF
- the OPCML gene encoding opioid-binding protein/cell adhesion molecule isoform X4 codes for the protein MDNVTVRQGESATLRCTVDDRVTRVAWLNRSTILYAGNDKWSIDNRVVILSNTKTQYSIKIHNVDVYDEGPYTCSVQTDNHPKTSRVHLIVQVPPQIVNISSDITVNEGSSVTLMCLAFGRPEPTVTWRHLSGKGQGFVSEDEYLEITGITREQSGEYECSAVNDVAVPDVRKVKVTVNYPPYISNAKNTGASVGQKGILQCEASAVPVAEFQWFKEDTRLANGLEGVRIESKGRLSTLTFFNVSEKDYGNYTCVATNKLGNTNASIILYGPGAVHDGGNAATRAAAGLCLWATLLARLLLDF
- the OPCML gene encoding opioid-binding protein/cell adhesion molecule isoform X1, which produces MCLDFPRPLLQLVDSLASQLCVTPSSTLPRASLLPSTLGVPVRSGDATFPKAMDNVTVRQGESATLRCTVDDRVTRVAWLNRSTILYAGNDKWSIDNRVVILSNTKTQYSIKIHNVDVYDEGPYTCSVQTDNHPKTSRVHLIVQVPPQIVNISSDITVNEGSSVTLMCLAFGRPEPTVTWRHLSGKGQGFVSEDEYLEITGITREQSGEYECSAVNDVAVPDVRKVKVTVNYPPYISNAKNTGASVGQKGILQCEASAVPVAEFQWFKEDTRLANGLEGVRIESKGRLSTLTFFNVSEKDYGNYTCVATNKLGNTNASIILYGPGAVHDGGNAATRAAAGLCLWATLLARLLLDF
- the OPCML gene encoding opioid-binding protein/cell adhesion molecule isoform X2, with protein sequence MGVGGCLALPWRCLVVLCLRLLFLVPAGVPVRSGDATFPKAMDNVTVRQGESATLRCTVDDRVTRVAWLNRSTILYAGNDKWSIDNRVVILSNTKTQYSIKIHNVDVYDEGPYTCSVQTDNHPKTSRVHLIVQVPPQIVNISSDITVNEGSSVTLMCLAFGRPEPTVTWRHLSGKGQGFVSEDEYLEITGITREQSGEYECSAVNDVAVPDVRKVKVTVNYPPYISNAKNTGASVGQKGILQCEASAVPVAEFQWFKEDTRLANGLEGVRIESKGRLSTLTFFNVSEKDYGNYTCVATNKLGNTNASIILYGPGAVHDGGNAATRAAAGLCLWATLLARLLLDF